A stretch of Egibacteraceae bacterium DNA encodes these proteins:
- a CDS encoding Lrp/AsnC family transcriptional regulator, with translation MDEFDRSLVQQLRSDARLSMAELGRRIGLSRTATLARVRRLEADGVIHGYHADVRDAPPARAHCARVGIVVRTADLAGYVRRLAAFPELQEAETVAGELDLLVRFAAPDAARLDEILDRINAWAETVRTTTYVVLTRYVGGPAGERRH, from the coding sequence GTGGACGAGTTCGACCGCAGCCTCGTACAGCAGCTCCGCTCGGACGCACGGCTGTCCATGGCTGAGCTCGGACGGCGCATCGGCCTGTCACGCACCGCCACCCTCGCCCGGGTACGACGCCTGGAGGCCGACGGGGTCATCCATGGCTACCACGCCGACGTGCGCGACGCGCCGCCGGCCCGCGCGCACTGCGCGCGGGTCGGCATCGTCGTGCGGACCGCCGACCTCGCCGGCTACGTCCGGCGTCTCGCCGCCTTCCCCGAGCTGCAGGAGGCGGAGACGGTCGCAGGCGAGCTCGACCTGCTCGTGCGCTTCGCCGCTCCCGACGCCGCGCGCCTCGACGAGATCCTCGACCGGATCAACGCCTGGGCGGAGACCGTGCGCACGACCACCTACGTCGTGCTCACCCGGTACGTGGGCGGCCCGGCCGGCGAGCGGCGACACTGA